Proteins from a single region of Thunnus maccoyii chromosome 23, fThuMac1.1, whole genome shotgun sequence:
- the LOC121890896 gene encoding ankyrin repeat and BTB/POZ domain-containing protein BTBD11-A isoform X2 has protein sequence MHHLQPLHIKNPSNGTPVHQKTNTTVHWEPEALYTLCYFMHCPQMEWENPNVEPSKITLHTERPFLVLPPLMEWIRVAVAHTEHRRSFSVDSDDVRQAARLLLPGVDCEPRQIKAEDCFCATRKLDAASTEAKFLQDLGFRMLNCGRTDLVKQAVNLLGPDGINSMSEQGMTPLMYACVRGDEAMVQMLLDAGADINSEVPSTVNKHPSVYPETRQGTPLTFAVLHGHVPVVQLLLDNSANVEGALQDGAENYTETPLQLAAAAGNFELVSLLLERGADPMIGTMCRNGISSAPLGDMNSYSLAASHGHRNVFRKLLSQSEKEKGDVLSLEEILAEGTDPREKTLAPHANGGGTLRTGKAKLRALREAMYHSAEHGHVDITIDIRSLGVPWTLHTWLESLRTCFIQHRRPLIQGLLKDFSCIQEEEYTEELITHGLPLMFQILRASKNEVISQQLSVIFTQCYGPFPIPKLTEIKKKQTSRLDPHFLNNKEMSDVTFLVEGKPFYAHKVLLFTASARFKSLLQNRPAAENTCIEISHVKYNIFHLVMQYLYCGGTESLHIRNTEVMELLSAAKFFQLEALQRHCEIICSKNITTETCVDLYKHAKFLGATELTAFIEGYFLKNMVLLIELDGFKQLLYDPPPAESPASSPGVCSDILYDLEKTLATRIHSIHLSTSKGSVV, from the exons ATGCACCACCTGCAGCCACTGCACATCAAGAACCCCAGCAATGGGACTCCAGTCCACCAGAAGACCAACACCACAGTGCACTGGGAGCCCGAAGCCCTCTACACCCTGTGTTACTTCATGCATTGCCCACAGATGGAATGGGAGAACCCAAATGTTGAGCCCTCCAAAATCACCTTACATACTGAGAG GCCGTTCCTGGTACTTCCTCCGCTGATGGAGTGGATTCGGGTGGCGGTCGCCCACACTGAACATCGACGAAGCTTCTCTGTGGACAGCGATGATGTGAGGCAGGCTGCCAGGCTGCTGCTACCCGGTGTGGACTGTGAACCACGACAAATAAA AGCCGAGGATTGTTTCTGTGCCACCAGAAAGCTGGATGCAGCCTCCACAGAGGCCAAGTTCCTGCAGGATCTGGGCTTCAGGATGCTGAACTGCGGACGGACGGACTTGGTCAAGCAGGCCGTGAACCTGCTGGGGCCTGATGGTATTAACAGCATGAGCGAACAG GGAATGACCCCTCTCATGTACGCCTGTGTCCGCGGCGATGAGGCCATGGTCCAGATGCTGCTTGACGCCGGGGCCGACATCAACAGCGAG GTGCCAAGCACAGTAAACAAGCACCCCTCAGTTTATCCTGAAACGCGCCAGGGGACGCCACTCACTTTCGCCGTGTTACACGGACACGTCCCTGTCGTGCAG TTGTTGCTGGATAATAGCGCAAATGTGGAGGGCGCCCTGCAGGATGGGGCGGAGAACTACACAGAGACCCCGCTTCAGCTGGCCGCCGCTGCAG GTAACTTTGAGTTGGTGAGTTTGCTTTTGGAGAGAGGGGCAGACCCCATGATCGGGACCATGTGTCGAAACGGCATCTCCTCTGCCCCACTGGGAGACATGAACTCATACAGCCTGGCAGCATCACACGGCCACAG GAATGTGTTTCGGAAGCTCCTGTCCCAGTCGGAAAAGGAAAAGGGGGATGTGCTGTCCCTGGAGGAGATCCTGGCCGAGGGTACAGATCCCAGGGAGAAGACTTTGGCTCCGCATGCCAATGGTGGAGGGACCCTGCGAACAGGAAAGGCCAAGCTGAGGGCCCTGAGAGAGGCCATGTACCATAGCGCAGAGCACGGCCATGTGGACATCACCATAGACATCCGCAGCTTAG GCGTTCCCTGGACGCTGCACACCTGGCTCGAGTCCCTGCGTACCTGCTTCATCCAGCACCGCCGGCCGCTGATCCAGGGCCTCCTCAAAGACTTCAGCTGCATCCAGGAGGAGGAGTACACAGAGGAGCTCATCACGCACGGCCTGCCGCTCATGTTCCAGATCCTGCGAGCCAGCAAG AATGAGGTGATAAgccagcagctgtcagtcattttcaCCCAGTGCTACGGGCCCTTCCCCATTCCTAAGCTGACAGAGATCAAGAAGAAACAGACCTCGCGCTTAG accCTCACTTCCTCAACAACAAGGAGATGTCTGATGTCACTTTCCTGGTGGAGGGGAAACCATTTTATGCACATAAGGTTTTGCTGTTTACAGCATCAGCCAG GTTCAAGTCGCTGCTCCAAAACCGACCAGCAGCAGAGAACACCTGTATTGAGATCAGCCATGTCAAGTACAATATATTCCAC TTGGTTATGCAGTATCTGTACTGTGGAGGCACCGAATCCTTGCATATACGCAACACTGAAGTTATGGAG CTCCTGTCTGCAGCCAAATTCTTCCAACTAGAGGCCCTTCAGAGACACTGTGAGATCATCTGCTCCAAGAACATCACCACCGAAACCTGTGTGGACCTCTACAAACACGCCAAG TTCCTTGGTGCCACGGAGCTTACGGCTTTCATCGAGGGCTATTTCCTGAAGAACATGGTGCTGCTGATTGAGCTCGACGGCTTCAAGCAGCTGCTGTACGATCCTCCTCCCGCCGAGAGCCCCGCGTCAAGCCCCGGCGTCTGCTCCGACATCCTCTACGACCTGGAGAAAACTCTGGCCACGCGCATCCACTCCATCCACCTCTCCACCTCCAAGGGCTCCGTGGTGTGA